Sequence from the Burkholderiales bacterium genome:
CTTCCAGTTGAACCGCCACGACACCATCGGCATCGACCTGGTGGCGATGAGCGTCAACGACATCCTGGTCCAGGGCGCAGAGCCCCTCTTCTTCCTCGATTATTTCGCCTGCGGCCGGCTCGATGTCGCCACCGCCACCGAGGTGGTGAAGGGCATCGCCCGCGGCTGCGAACTTGCCGGCTGCGCCCTCATCGGCGGCGAAACGGCGGAAATGCCCGGCATGTATGCGCCGGGGGAATACGATCTCGCCGGTTTTGCCGTGGGCGTGGTGGAAAAGAGCCGCATCATCACCGGCCGCGACATCACCGTCGGCGATGTGGTGCTGGGTCTTGCCGCAAGCGGCCCCCACTCCAACGGCTATTCCCTCATCCGCAAGGTGCTGGAGATCACCGGTTGCGATCTCGCCGGCGATTTTCATGGCCGCAGCCTGGGCGAAACCCTCCTCGAACCCACGCGCATCTACGTGAAACCGCTGCTCGCGCTGATGGAACGACTGCCGGTCAAGGGGCTTGCCCACATCACCGGCGGGGGCCTTCTGGAAAACGTGCCGCGCATCCTGCCCGAGCACGTGAGTGCGGTGCTCGACCGGCACGCCTGGGAAATGCCGCCCATCTTCCGCTGGCTCAAGGAAGCGGGCAATGTCGCCGAGCGGGAGATGTACCGCACCTTCAATTGCGGCATCGGCATGGTGGTCGTGGTGGCACCGGAAGTGGCGGAGGAAGCCCGGCGTTTCCTCACCGAGCAGGGCGAGACCGTCCACACCCTGGGCCGCATCGTGCCGCGGGCGCCGGGGCAGCCGCAGACCGTGGTGGCGTAGGCGCGTGAAATCCTTCGTCATCCTCATCTCCGGCCGCGGCAGCAATCTGCGCGCCATCCTCGAGGCGGGGCTTGCCGACCGGGTTGCCGCGGTGATCAGCAACAATCCCCTCGCCGCCGGGCTTGAGTTCGCCCGCGCCCGGGGCATCCCCACGCGGGTGGTGGATCACCGGCACTATGCGCGGCGGGAGGATTTCGATGCCGCACTCCGCAGCGTCATCGAGGAATACACGCCCGATCTCGTCGTGCTGGCCGGTTTCATGCGGGTGCTCACGGCGGATTTCGTCAACCATTACGCGGGGCGCATGATCAACATCCATCCCTCCCTGCTGCCCCTCTTCCCTGGTCTCGACACCCACCGGCGGGCCCTTGCAGCAGGGGTGCGCGTTCACGGCTGCACGGTGCATTTCGTCACACCCACCGTGGACCATGGTCCCATCATCGCCCAGGCCGCCGTACCTGTCTTCGACGGCGACACCCCCGAGCGGCTGGCCTCTCGGGTGTTGGAACAGGAACACCGTCTCTATCCGGCGGTGATCCGCTGGTTCCTGGAGGGACGCATCCTTCTCAAGGAAGACGGCCGCGTCGAGGTGACGAAAGCCGGCGCCTCCTGCGGCGCGCTGCTTGCTCCCTGGGACGCATGAGGAAAGTCATCGCGCTCCTGCTCGTCGCGGCAAGCCTCACGGCCCAGGCGGCGCCCGGCCGCATCACCGCCCATTACAGCCTGACCCGCAACGGTCAGGAACTGGCCGAGGTGGTGGAAGTCTTTACCCAAGACAGGGGTCGTTACCGCATCGAGAGCGTCACTCAGGCCGTGGGTGTCTTGCGCCTCCTCACCCGGGAAAACATCCGCTTCCTCTCCGAAGGGCGGGTGACCCACAATGGACTTCAGCCCCTGCACTTCGAGCACCACCGGGGAGCGGCGCCGGCGCGCCGCATCATCGCCGATTTCGACTGGAAGGCCCGGCAGGCGCGCCTTCAGCACGACGGAGAGGAGGAGATCCTGCCCATTTCCCCGGGGCTGCAGGACCGCTTGAGCCTCATGTATCAGTTCATGTTTCTCAAGCTCGACAAACCCGTGCTCGTCTTCGACATGACCAATGGGCGCAGAATCAGCCGCTACACCTACCGGCGAGTGGAGGAAGGGGAGCTGGTCACGCCCGCCGGCTCCTTTCGCACCGTGCAGTGGAGTCGCGTACGGGAGCCCGGCGATGAGGGTACCGACGTGTGGCTGGCCCTCGACCGCCACCAGCTGCCGGTGAAAATCGTCTTCGAGGAGGAAGGGGGGGCGCGGCTCACCCAGGTGCTCACCCGCCTTCTCGTCCAGTGAAGCGGCAGTGTTCACGCGAGCGCTGGGGGTCCCACGAAGGGCGGGAACATGACGCTACCCCACCGGCTGCTGTGGGCGCTTTTGCTCTCGGCTCTCGCCCACGCCCTGCTCCTTTTGCTGCCTGCACCCCGGCCACCCACACCCCCTTCTACGCCGCCGCTTCTTGCGCGGCTTGAGCCCATGCCACCGGCGCCGCCTGCGGCAAAACTCCGGGCTGGGAAGGCGACGGTAAAAGCTGCGCCGCCAAGGCGCCTCACCCCCCCTGCCCCGGAACCACCGGAGGCGCAGGGAGGCGAGACGCCGCGAGCCACCATAAACCAGGAGGAACCGGCCGCCATAAGCAGCGAGCTCGCAGCCGAGGCCGATGCGCCGTCAGTGGCAGGCGAGGCTCGGCTCCCTGGCCGCATCGTCATCGATTTCACCCTCATCCGCGGCGAGCAGGGCCTGGTGGTGGGGCGCATGCGCCACGAGTGGCAGGTCACCGACGACCAGTACACCTTGACCAGCACCGCCGAGGCGACCGGGGTGTTCTCCCTTTTTCTGCCCGGCGTGCTCCTTCAGGTGAGCCGCGGCCTCATCAC
This genomic interval carries:
- the purM gene encoding phosphoribosylformylglycinamidine cyclo-ligase, giving the protein MNPEQSPPSLSYRDAGVDIDAGDALVENIKPLARRTLRPEVLAGIGGFGALFELTGKYREPVLVSGTDGVGTKLKLAFQLNRHDTIGIDLVAMSVNDILVQGAEPLFFLDYFACGRLDVATATEVVKGIARGCELAGCALIGGETAEMPGMYAPGEYDLAGFAVGVVEKSRIITGRDITVGDVVLGLAASGPHSNGYSLIRKVLEITGCDLAGDFHGRSLGETLLEPTRIYVKPLLALMERLPVKGLAHITGGGLLENVPRILPEHVSAVLDRHAWEMPPIFRWLKEAGNVAEREMYRTFNCGIGMVVVVAPEVAEEARRFLTEQGETVHTLGRIVPRAPGQPQTVVA
- the purN gene encoding phosphoribosylglycinamide formyltransferase; its protein translation is MKSFVILISGRGSNLRAILEAGLADRVAAVISNNPLAAGLEFARARGIPTRVVDHRHYARREDFDAALRSVIEEYTPDLVVLAGFMRVLTADFVNHYAGRMINIHPSLLPLFPGLDTHRRALAAGVRVHGCTVHFVTPTVDHGPIIAQAAVPVFDGDTPERLASRVLEQEHRLYPAVIRWFLEGRILLKEDGRVEVTKAGASCGALLAPWDA
- a CDS encoding DUF3108 domain-containing protein, which encodes MRKVIALLLVAASLTAQAAPGRITAHYSLTRNGQELAEVVEVFTQDRGRYRIESVTQAVGVLRLLTRENIRFLSEGRVTHNGLQPLHFEHHRGAAPARRIIADFDWKARQARLQHDGEEEILPISPGLQDRLSLMYQFMFLKLDKPVLVFDMTNGRRISRYTYRRVEEGELVTPAGSFRTVQWSRVREPGDEGTDVWLALDRHQLPVKIVFEEEGGARLTQVLTRLLVQ
- a CDS encoding DUF3108 domain-containing protein, coding for MTLPHRLLWALLLSALAHALLLLLPAPRPPTPPSTPPLLARLEPMPPAPPAAKLRAGKATVKAAPPRRLTPPAPEPPEAQGGETPRATINQEEPAAISSELAAEADAPSVAGEARLPGRIVIDFTLIRGEQGLVVGRMRHEWQVTDDQYTLTSTAEATGVFSLFLPGVLLQVSRGLITPEGLKPLSFWIQRGQRQDRTESASFDWGAGSLRFGRSGEEKTVPLPAGSQDVLSVFYQLALTAPHNGVLELPVTNGRKFDRYRYRVVGEETLDTPLGPLVTERLERIQAPGEDALTLWLARDYHWLPVRLRFVDRRGEVAEQVVDTLLAQ